The Plasmodium knowlesi strain H genome assembly, chromosome: 14 genome has a segment encoding these proteins:
- a CDS encoding WD repeat-containing protein, putative yields MATTEEGFSTMKKIKSNMSKICFNRSNKLNGDFKDDQIEIILDNKNITPKPIYFNFQEAETKKSFDQIDYLLKQFDDKNEFIDEKGNTTKETDEANHTGDIIDGEPKRDVGGNDSVVGDDQEAGPKVIQYEEDFAKSYNEIRLSESETIILLNIPNMINDTEEEKAATEEKNQRYEKLIKNDESNYINKTMQTLNVFRKNKDVFVSTINKQNKSSQTNLHELHKLTIRNPSDISELLHKKFLKYRNKKLKKIMDEYGDSLNINERVILKKNMWVQVVDKNVVDNKQTTIIPKSFYKSKKNNTSLFNTLFSTKNMSRTLSNKSRTFRTRSKFKNMKTMKFLTSSFSEDEYLIKSIIKKKREQAEASPERPEDNEGSANFIPWKINNQKKNLNKGSFVDILKNMEKYVVQNVYYYEQLLYKNIHLSYLNDMRKNNKVKMFDGENYDALTNPNINYKKKKTIIRMKIKINLKKAINFYKINKCADIASEEEMHEERSAPPLKGDPQWVTHLDLLKRVAVLSKRKKKNIRRQISAGKLRTQIRRKAARRRTGKGVRSKVSNQAEDQTERTAEMQVVEKNAPEPVYNANETNKCEDDKTGGDHQIFDIIANEESNEDKIKKISTLILDDVLKNDCNDEKKKQILEKENIEKRKISYVLRKKEKFTSIRGNRIKFVSEVRQDEGMFLYNDDDHFMYKDHIQNDYNAYMEEYTEQGETERKANNNNRLYKMKGKKYIKNISIDKLFQFHYSKLEKIVTSIDTNKFYEDYITASYSSTLDIGSFQNSKGNVAIFSYINPTYPLRLYDVNSSVLKIMYSNNNPNLLVATLSNGHINIYDTRNSDQLPVLKSTSIKSYHDNCFEPIYDICFKSNYIASNTQESIFYSAHENGHVYQWTIEKELKNKEILYLKNKKNDLYQGLSSVFENKNLSNKPFNSSLTCIDIDNYMNHDEDFIISTMEKGDAKELDQEHIRYENSGDNIPKGDIQELRKDAPKNTTSHEAGANKTAAMADPGEEQYGKRISREEELLNHYKNITENIIDRKIKPTHSYYYLGSKNGIIYRCNSCYQKSYLNYYVAHFGAVNKIKINEFDHDIFLSAGEDCTVKLWHKFSNKQITTFKSKNSFSSINDILWMPNNSTSFFCCSDDGRVELWDFNFLSKDPLIIFYPNVVEASKIICLKMFNKKDILLCGDNLGNVSMIKIKNLVDMGLGDYEQKMKLTDCLKCLDTYDYF; encoded by the exons ATGGCGACGACCGAGGAAGGATTTAGCaccatgaaaaaaatcaaaagcAACATGAGCAAAATTTGCTTCAATAGGTCCAACAAGCTGAACGGAGATTTTAAGG ATGACCAAATTGAAATAATCCTGGACAACAAGAACATAACGCCCAAGCCGATATACTTCAATTTTCAAGAAGCAGAAACGAAGAAATCTTTCGACCAAATAG ACTACTTACTTAAGCAGTTCGAtgacaaaaatgaatttatcgacgaaaagggaaacacAACAAAAGAGACCGATGAAGCTAATCACACAGGAGATATAATTGATGGAGAGCCAAAACGTGATGTGGGGGGAAATGATTCCGTGGTAGGAGATGATCAGGAAGCGGGACCAAAAGTTATTCAGTACGAAGAGGATTTTGCAAAATCCTACAATG AAATCCGGCTCAGCGAATCAGAAACGATCATCCTGCTGAACATTCCGAATATGATAAACGACacggaggaggaaaaagcgGCCaccgaagaaaaaaatcaaagatACGAAAAACTGataaaaaatgacgaaaGCAATTACATAAACAAAACCATGCAGACATTAAATGTGTTCCGAAAGAACAAGGACGTCTTTGTTTCCACCATCAACAAACAGAACAAAAGTTCCCAGACCAATTTACACGAACTGCACAAGTTAACCATAAGGAACCCATCGGACAT ATCGGAGCTGCTGCACAAGAAATTTTTGAAATATAGAAACAAAAAGCTGAAAAAAATCATGGACGAGTACGGAGACTCACTGAACATTAACGAAAGAgtcattttgaagaaaaacatgTGGGTTCAGGTTGTTGATAAAAATGTAGTAGATAACAAGCAGACGACGATTATACCAAAATCGTTTTATAAGtccaagaaaaataatacgtccctttttaatactctcttttccacaaaaaatatgtctCGAACATTGTCAAATAAAAGTAGAACATTCAGAACTAGgagcaaatttaaaaatatgaaaacgatgaaatttttaacaa GCAGCTTCAGCGAGGACGAATATCTAATCAAGTCGATAATCAAAAAGAAGAGGGAGCAAGCGGAAGCGTCTCCGGAAAGGCCAGAAGACAATGAAGGCAGCGCAAATTTTATTCCATGGAAAATAAAcaaccagaaaaaaaatttaaacaagGGATCCTTTGtggatatattaaaaaatatggaaaaatacGTAGTACAGAATGTGTACTATTATGAGCAACTGCTGTACAAGAATATCCATCTGAGTTACCTAAATgatatgagaaaaaataacaaagtGAAAATGTTCGACGGGGAGAACTACGACGCCCTCACAAACCCAAACATTAactacaagaaaaaaaagacgatcatcaggatgaaaataaaaattaatttgaaaaaggcAATTAACTTTTACAAAATCAACAAATGCGCTGATATTGCTAGTGAGGAAGAGATGCATGAGGAGAGAAGTGCACCCCCCCTGAAAGGAGACCCTCAGTGGGTAACCCACTTGGACCTACTCAAACGAGTAGCTGTTCTGtccaagaggaagaagaaaaatataaggcGACAAATTTCAGCTGGAAAATTGAGGACACAAATTAGAAGAAAGGCAGCAAGGAGAAGAACCGGAAAAGGGGTTCGCAGTAAAGTGTCAAACCAAGCGGAAGACCAGACGGAAAGGACAGCTGAAATGCAGgtagttgaaaaaaatgcacccGAACCAGTGTACAATGCAAATGAAACGAATAAATGCGAAGATGACAAAACTGGGGGAGATCATCAAATTTTCGATATCAttgcaaatgaagaaagcaatgaagataaaataaaaaaaatcagcaCGCTGATCCTAGAtgatgttttaaaaaatgactgcaatgatgagaaaaaaaaacaaattttggaaaaagaaaatatagaaaaaagaaaaatatcatatgtgctaaggaagaaagagaagttTACCTCCATTAGGGGGAATAGAATAAAATTCGTCTCGGAGGTCAGACAAGACGAGGGTATGTTCCTGTATAACGATGACGATCATTTCATGTACAAAGATCATATACAAAATGATTACAATGCGTACATGGAGGAATATACAGAACAGGGGGAAACAGAGAGGAAAGCGAATAATAACAACAGGCTGTATaaaatgaaggggaaaaaatacatcaaGAATATTTCCATTGATAAGCTGTTCCAATTTCATTATAGCAAATTAGAGAAAATTGTGACATCTATAGATACGAACAAATTTTATGAAGACTACATAACAGCTAGTTATTCGAGCACACTAGACATTGGAAGCTTCCAAAATAGCAAAGGGAACGTTGCTATTTTTAGTTACATCAACCCAACGTACCCACTAAGATTGTATGACGTAAATTCAAGTGTGCTAAAAATTATGTACTCGAACAATAATCCCAATCTCCTAGTTGCCACCTTGTCCAATGGACACATCAACATTTACGACACGAGAAATAGTGATCAATTACCTGTTTTGAAATCTACTAGCATAAAAAGTTATCACGATAACTGTTTTGAACCCATATATGACATCTGCTTCAAAAGTAACTACATCGCAAGTAATACGCAGGAAAGTATTTTCTACTCTGCACATGAAAATGGACATGTGTACCAGTGGACTATagagaaggaattaaaaaataaagaaattttatacttgaagaataaaaaaaatgatttatATCAAGGCCTCTCGTCAGTATTTGAAAATAAGAACTTGTCAAATAAACCTTTTAACTCTTCCCTAACATGTATTGACATAGATAATTACATGAATCACGATGAAGATTTTATCATCAGCACGATGGAGAAGGGGGATGCAAAGGAATTGGACCAGGAGCATATACGTTACGAAAATTCGGGGGATAACATTCCAAAGGGTGATATTCAGGAACTGAGGAAGGACGCGCCAAAGAACACAACTTCACATGAAGCAGGGGCCAACAAAACTGCGGCAATGGCAGATCCTGGCGAGGAACAATATGGGAAGCGCATATCtagggaagaagaattacTAAACCATTACAAAAATATTacggaaaatattattgatAGAAAAATAAAGCCAACTCACTCTTATTACTACCTCG GCTCAAAGAATGGAATAATATACAGGTGCAATAGTTGCTATCAGAAGTCGTACTTAAATTATTATGTAGCCCATTTCGGGGCtgtgaacaaaataaaaataaatgaattcgACCACGACATTTTCCTAAGTGCCGGGGAAGACTGTACAGTAAAGTTGTGGCACAAATTCTCGAATAAGCAAATCACCACTTTTAAGTCGAAGAATTCATTCAGCTCCATCAACGACATACTATG GATGCCCAACAATTCGACGTCCTTCTTCTGCTGCTCGGATGATGGCCGCGTGGAATTATGggatttcaattttttgtcCAAGGACCCCTTGATCATTTTCTACCCCAACGTGGTTGAGGCGTCTAAAATTATATGCCTCAA gATGTTCAACAAGAAGGATATTTTACTGTGCGGGGATAACCTAGGAAACGTGTCGATgatcaaaataaaaaatttggtgGACATGGGGTTAGGCGATTATGAGCAGAAGATGAAGTTGACGGACTGTCTCAAGTGTTTGGATACCTACGACTATTTCTGA